AAGCTGCCGCTGTGCCTGCTCACGCCCGACATGCACAACCGCTCGATCATCGACCAGGCGTTGCGCGAAGCCGACACGGTGGTGGAGCCGGCCATCGAGACCAACTCGGTACTTACCCTTGCCCTGGCCGTGCTCGCGGGCAGCGTCAGCAGCGTGCTGCCCGGTTCGATGGTCGCGGCGGTGCGCAGCTACCGCGAACTGGAGGCGCTGCCGCTGGTGGGCCCCGAGGTCAAGACCCCCCTGGGCTTCATGACCCAGACCGGCGTGCGCCCCTCGCGCGCGCTCGATGCGGCCCTGGTGTTCCTGCAGACGCCGGCCTGGCGCGAGCAGGTCCGGCTGCACAGCGGCGCACTGGGCGAATAGCCGGCGCGCGGCCCGTCGGCCGGCGCACCATTTAGTTATTGAATCGATCGATGCGCCGATCGAATTTGACGCACCCTGGGCGGCCCCACACACTCGGTCAGCCTCCCAGCATCCGCTCGGGGCAGAGCCAGACAGACACCCGAAAAAAGGCCTAGGCAGTGAACAACCACCCAGCCACGACCCGCGAGACAACAGCCAAACCGGCCGCGACGCACACCATCGTGCCGCTCGCCACCGCCGACGAGATGCGCGAGCGCATTCGCCGCAAGAGCAAGCTCAAGGGCCGCCAGCCCGAGGAGGCGGCACTGGTCGAAGTGCGCACGCTCATCGGCGCGCGCCCGGCCGAGGGCCACCGGCGCGACCTGCTCATCGAGCACCTGCACAAGCTCAACGACGCCTTCCGCTGCCTGCACGACCATCACCTGGTGGCGCTGGCGCGGGAGATGAACATCCCCATGGCCGAGGTCTACGAGGTCGCGACCTTCTATCACCACTTCGAGGTGGTGCGCGGCGGCGATGCGGCACCGGGCCTCACGGTGCGCGTATGCGACGGCCTCGCTTGTGAGCTGGCCGGCGCCAGGGACCTGCTGGCCCGCCTGCCCGAACTGCTCGGGGTCGATGGCGACGAGGTGCGCGTGATTGCCGCGCCCTGCGTGGGCCGCTGCGAGCAGGCGCCGGTGGCGGTGGTCGACCAGCAGGCCGTGCCGCTCGCGACCACGGGCAAGGTGCTGCAGGCGCTGAAGTCCGATCCCGATCAAGCCAACGTCGCGTACTTCGACGCCGCGGCGTTCGCCGAACAAAGCGTCTCGCCGCTGCCCGGCGCCATCGAGCGCATGCCGGCCTTCACCGACTACGCCACCTACCGCGCGCACGGCGGCTACACGCTCGCGGCCGCGCTCGTCAACGGCGAGGAAGACGCCGAGGCCATCATCAAGACCATGGAAGACTCGGGCCTGCGCGGCCTGGGCGGCGCGGGCTTTCCGGCCGGCCGCAAGTGGCGCATCGTGCGCGACCAACCCGCGCCCCGGCTCATGGCGGTGAACATCGACGAGGGCGAGCCCGGCACCTTCAAGGACCGCACCTACCTCGAGCGCGATCCGCACCGTTTCCTCGAAGGCCTGGTGGTGGCGGCGCAGATCGTCGGCATCGAGCAGTGCTACATCTACCTGCGCGACGAATACCACGACTGCCGCGCGCTGCTCGAAAGAGAGCTGGCCCGGCTCCAGGCCGATCCGCCCTGCGCGCTGCCGCGCATCGAGCTGCGGCGCGGCGCGGGTGCCTACATCTGCGGCGAAGAGTCGGCCATGATCGAGAGCATCGAGGGCAAGCGCGGCGAACCGCGCATGCGCCCGCCGTACATCGCGCAGGTGGGCCTGTTCGGCCGCCCGACGCTGGAACACAACTTCGAGACCCTCTACTGGGTGCGAGACATCGTCGAAAAAGGCGCGGCCTGGTTCAGTGGCTTCGGCCGCCACGGCCGCAAGGGCCTGCGCAGCTTCAGCGTGAGCGGCCGGGTGAAGCACCCGGGCGTCAAGCTCGCGCCCGCGGGCATCACGGTGCAGGAACTCATCGACGAATACTGCGGCGGCATGCTCGACGGCCACTCGCTCTATGCCTACCTTCCGGGCGGTGCATCGGGCGGCATCCTGCCGGCGCGCATGAACGACATTCCCCTCGACTTCGACACGCTGCAGCCCCATGGCTGCTTCATCGGATCGGCCGCGGTGATGGTGCTGAGCCAGCACGACCGCGCACGCGACGCCGCACTGAACGTGATGCGCTTCTTCGAGCACGAGAGCTGCGGGCAGTGCACGCCCTGCCGCGTCGGCACGGCGAAGGCCGCGGCTTTGATGCAGGCGCCCACGTGGGACAGCGCCACGCTCGAAGACCTGGCGCAAGTGATGGGCGACGCGTCCATCTGCGGGCTCGGGCAGGCGGCCCCCAATCCGATCCGCTGCATCCAGCAATATTTCCCGGAGGAGGTGGCATGAACGCCCCGTCGAAACTTGCGGAGCTGATGCCGCAAACCATCGAATTCACGCTCGACGGCCAGGCCATCCAGGCCTTCGACGGCGAGACCATCTACAAGGCGGCCGAGCGCCATGGCGTGGAGATTCCGCACCTTTGCTACAAGGACGGCTACCGCGCCGACGGCAACTGCCGCGCCTGCGTGGTCGAGGTCAAGGGCGAGCGCACGCTCGCACCCAGCTGCTGCCGCAACGTCACGGCCGGAATGGACGTGAAGGCCACCAGCGAACGCGCGCTCAAGAGCCAGAAGATGGTCGTCGAGATGCTGCTGTCCGACATGCCCGACCAGGGCTACAAATGGATCGGCGACGACGCCACCCAGCAGCACGGCGAGCTCAGCGCCTGGGCGAAGAAGCTCGACATCGCGGTGCGGCCCGAGCTCAAGGCGCTGCGCCGCGAGCAGCCGAAGACCGACATCTCGCACCCGGCCATGGCCGTCAACCTCGACGCCTGCATCCAGTGCAACCGCTGCGTGCGCGCCTGCCGCGAAGAGCAGGTCAACGACGTCATCGGCTATGCCCTGCGCGGCGCCGACAGCAAGATCGTGTTCGACCTGGACGACCCGATGGGCGACAGCACCTGCGTGGCCTGCGGCGAATGCGTGCAGGCCTGCCCGACCGGGGCGCTCATGCCCAAGAGCCACATCGGCTCGCAGGAGGTCGATCGCAAGGTCGATTCGGTGTGCCCGTTCTGCGGCGTGGGCTGCCTCGTCACCTACAACGTGAAGGACGAGAAGATCGTGAGCGTCGATGGCCGCGACGGCCCGGCCAACCACAACCGCCTGTGCGTGAAGGGCCGCTTCGGCTTCGACTACGCGCACCATCCGCAGCGCCTGACCAAGCCGCTGATCCGCAAGCCCGGCATGCCGAAGGACTTCGGCGATGCGCCGCGCCCGGACGACTGGAGCGAATACTTCCGCGAAGCCAGCTGGGA
The Variovorax sp. OAS795 genome window above contains:
- a CDS encoding NAD(P)H-dependent oxidoreductase subunit E translates to MRERIRRKSKLKGRQPEEAALVEVRTLIGARPAEGHRRDLLIEHLHKLNDAFRCLHDHHLVALAREMNIPMAEVYEVATFYHHFEVVRGGDAAPGLTVRVCDGLACELAGARDLLARLPELLGVDGDEVRVIAAPCVGRCEQAPVAVVDQQAVPLATTGKVLQALKSDPDQANVAYFDAAAFAEQSVSPLPGAIERMPAFTDYATYRAHGGYTLAAALVNGEEDAEAIIKTMEDSGLRGLGGAGFPAGRKWRIVRDQPAPRLMAVNIDEGEPGTFKDRTYLERDPHRFLEGLVVAAQIVGIEQCYIYLRDEYHDCRALLERELARLQADPPCALPRIELRRGAGAYICGEESAMIESIEGKRGEPRMRPPYIAQVGLFGRPTLEHNFETLYWVRDIVEKGAAWFSGFGRHGRKGLRSFSVSGRVKHPGVKLAPAGITVQELIDEYCGGMLDGHSLYAYLPGGASGGILPARMNDIPLDFDTLQPHGCFIGSAAVMVLSQHDRARDAALNVMRFFEHESCGQCTPCRVGTAKAAALMQAPTWDSATLEDLAQVMGDASICGLGQAAPNPIRCIQQYFPEEVA